One region of Choristoneura fumiferana chromosome 3, NRCan_CFum_1, whole genome shotgun sequence genomic DNA includes:
- the dock gene encoding SH2/SH3 adaptor protein dock produces MLETRTARAADSVWASKPLPAPHAMATPRHGKNAQDDVCYVVAKYDYAAQGAQELDLRKNERYLLLDDTKHWWRVQNARSQSGYVPSNYVKKEKPSLFDSIKKKVKKGSGSKTLPSNSSPVRGGPESPGARRAEPTEALGAAVVKYNYQAQQPDELSLTKGTRILILEKSNDGWWRGQYQGHTGWFPSNYTSEEGDNEDPVHTYAMAENVLDIVVALYSFTSNNEQELSFEKGDRLEIVERPPSDPEWYRARDSRGRVGLVPRNYLQELADYLAMPYSEAGSGGGAGAGAGAGAGAGAAGRAWYYGAVTRTQCDALLNQHGHDGDFLIRDSETNVGDYSVSLKAPGRNKHFRVHVAGALYCIGQRKFPTLDQLVAHYQRAPIYTNKQGEKLYLVRPLPKADPPC; encoded by the exons ATGTTGGAGACGCGAACGGCGCGCGCCGCAGACTCGGTGTGGGCCAGCAAGCCGCTGCCGGCGCCACACGCCATGGCCACCCCGAGGCATGGGAAAAATGCGCAG GATGACGTGTGCTACGTAGTCGCGAAGTACGACTACGCGGCGCAGGGCGCGCAGGAGTTGGATCTGCGCAAAAACGAGCGCTACTTGTTGCTCGATGACACCAAGCACTGGTGGCGCGTGCAGAACGCGCGCTCGCAGTCCGGATACGTGCCCAGTAACTACGTCAAGAAGGAGAAGCCTTCGCTGTTTGACAG CATCAAGAAAAAGGTGAAAAAGGGGTCTGGCTCGAAGACCCTCCCCTCCAACAGCTCGCCGGTGCGCGGCGGGCCGGAGTCCCCGGGCGCGCGGCGCGCCGAGCCCACTGAGGCCCTGGGTGCTGCCGTTGTCAAATACAACTACCAGGCGCAGCAGCCCGACGAACTCTCGCTCACAAAGGGCACTCGGATCCTGATACTAGAGAAGAGCAACGATGGATGGTGGCGGGGGCAGTACCAGGGGCATACCGGATG GTTCCCTTCAAACTACACGAGCGAAGAAGGCGACAACGAGGACCCTGTACATACGTACGCCATGGCGGAGAACGTATTGGACATCGTC GTGGCGCTTTACTCGTTCACGTCAAACAACGAGCAGGAACTATCGTTCGAGAAGGGCGACCGGCTGGAGATCGTGGAGCGGCCCCCGTCCGACCCGGAGTGGTACCGCGCGCGAGACTCGCGCGGCCGCGTCGGGCTCGTGCCGCGGAACTACCTACAGGAGCTGGCCGACTACCTCGCCATGCCCTACAG CGAGGCGGggtcgggcggcggcgcgggcgctggggcgggggcgggggcgggcgcgggggcggcgggcCGCGCCTGGTACTACGGCGCCGTCACGCGCACGCAGTGCGACGCGCTGCTCAACCAGCACGGACACGACGGGGACTTCCTCATAAGGGACTCCGAGACCAAC GTGGGCGACTACTCGGTGTCCCTGAAGGCGCCGGGCCGCAACAAGCACTTCCGCGTGCACGTGGCGGGCGCGCTGTACTGCATCGGGCAGCGCAAGTTCCCCACTCTGGACCAGCTGGTGGCGCACTACCAGCGCGCGCCCATCTACACCAACAAGCAGGGGGAGAAGTTGTATCTGGTGCGCCCGCTGCCCAAGGCGGACCCGCCCTGCTGA